The following coding sequences are from one Lysinibacillus sp. FSL W8-0992 window:
- a CDS encoding B12-binding domain-containing radical SAM protein, whose amino-acid sequence MNTILTTLNAKYIHTNLALRYLKCAALPEYNPVIAEYTIKDPAFNIVSDLFQKNPDIVGFSCYIWNIEETIHVIKMLKTVCPNVKILLGGPEVSYDVHHWLRRIEEVDFIVMGEGETSFKQLLRHLHGEIPLEDVPGICYLEDGKVRIHAQAPKIDLRELPSPFRFEEDLPHLSKRIQYIETSRGCPFSCQFCLSSIEVGVRYFNRESIKEDIRYLMNNGARTIKFVDRTFNISRSYAMEMFQFLIDEHKPGVVFQFEITADIMRPEVIQFLNDNAPKGLFRFEIGVQSTNDLTNTLVQRRQNFEKLTRTVTMVKNGGKIDQHLDLIAGLPEEDYSSFRQTFNDVFAMRPEELQLGFLKLLRGTGLRLEAEKFGYTYVDLSPYEIFSNNVLTFDDIVRIKHAEDVLEKYWNAHRMDHTIEYLVTEVFETPFDFFQNFGTYWETKGWSRIGHQLEDLFRRLLEFLETVEGANLQIIQSLMQLDYLKAQQFQPRKLWWKDRPTEVQQKALYTALRENPNLAGDEFANLNLTEKELFKHTLIIPHNLDYQNFSNGKIVQKNGYLLTYFRHGQEPYFATIHSV is encoded by the coding sequence ATGAATACTATTTTAACTACTTTAAACGCAAAGTATATCCACACAAATTTAGCATTGCGTTATTTAAAATGTGCTGCTTTACCTGAATACAATCCAGTAATTGCAGAATACACAATTAAAGACCCTGCATTTAATATTGTATCAGATTTATTTCAAAAAAACCCCGATATCGTAGGATTCAGTTGCTATATTTGGAATATTGAAGAAACAATACACGTTATTAAAATGTTAAAAACAGTTTGTCCAAATGTTAAAATTTTGCTGGGAGGACCTGAAGTATCATACGATGTCCATCATTGGTTACGTCGAATTGAAGAAGTTGATTTCATTGTCATGGGCGAAGGGGAAACTTCATTTAAGCAGTTACTACGCCATTTGCATGGAGAAATACCTTTAGAAGATGTTCCAGGCATTTGTTACTTAGAGGACGGTAAAGTTCGAATTCACGCGCAAGCACCTAAAATTGACTTACGAGAATTACCGAGTCCTTTTCGTTTTGAAGAAGACCTTCCACATCTAAGCAAGCGAATTCAATATATTGAGACAAGCCGAGGCTGTCCTTTTAGCTGTCAATTTTGCTTATCTTCTATTGAAGTAGGCGTACGCTATTTCAATAGAGAAAGTATAAAAGAAGATATTCGTTATCTAATGAATAATGGTGCGCGAACTATTAAATTTGTCGATCGTACATTTAATATTAGCCGTAGCTATGCGATGGAAATGTTTCAATTTTTAATAGATGAGCATAAGCCAGGCGTAGTCTTCCAGTTTGAAATTACTGCTGATATAATGCGTCCCGAGGTCATTCAATTTTTAAATGATAATGCCCCAAAAGGACTTTTCCGTTTTGAAATTGGTGTTCAATCTACAAACGATTTAACAAACACACTTGTACAACGTCGTCAAAACTTTGAAAAATTAACGCGTACAGTAACAATGGTCAAAAATGGTGGAAAAATAGATCAACATTTAGATTTAATTGCTGGTCTACCAGAAGAGGATTATAGTAGCTTCCGACAAACATTTAATGATGTTTTTGCTATGCGCCCTGAGGAATTACAGCTAGGCTTCTTAAAGCTATTGCGTGGTACAGGTCTTCGTTTGGAGGCTGAAAAGTTTGGCTATACCTATGTAGATTTATCTCCTTATGAAATCTTTTCGAATAATGTATTAACCTTCGATGATATTGTCCGTATTAAACATGCAGAAGATGTACTTGAGAAATATTGGAATGCTCACCGGATGGACCATACAATCGAATATTTAGTAACAGAAGTATTTGAGACACCATTTGATTTCTTCCAAAACTTTGGAACTTACTGGGAGACTAAGGGCTGGTCTCGTATTGGTCATCAGCTAGAAGATTTGTTCCGCCGTTTACTTGAGTTTTTAGAAACTGTGGAAGGTGCTAATTTACAAATTATCCAAAGCTTAATGCAGCTTGATTATTTAAAGGCACAGCAATTCCAACCACGTAAATTATGGTGGAAAGATCGCCCAACTGAAGTTCAACAAAAGGCACTTTACACAGCTCTACGTGAAAATCCTAACCTTGCAGGAGATGAATTTGCCAACTTGAATTTAACTGAAAAAGAACTGTTCAAGCATACACTTATCATTCCACATAACTTGGATTATCAAAATTTCTCAAATGGCAAAATTGTACAAAAAAACGGCTATCTTTTAACCTACTTCCGACACGGCCAAGAACCGTATTTTGCAACAATCCATTCAGTTTAA
- a CDS encoding YkvS family protein encodes MKIAEVGNIIEFKNGLQGIVEKVNENSVIVDLTYMENFDSLEIEEKTVVNHKRYKILYASEA; translated from the coding sequence GTGAAAATAGCTGAAGTTGGAAATATTATCGAGTTTAAAAATGGTTTGCAAGGTATTGTTGAAAAAGTAAATGAAAATTCGGTGATCGTTGATCTAACATATATGGAGAATTTTGATTCCCTTGAAATTGAAGAGAAAACGGTCGTCAACCATAAACGTTACAAAATCTTATATGCAAGTGAAGCTTAA
- a CDS encoding PAS domain-containing sensor histidine kinase: MNCNEAAIKLFNLNSSFKGYITMDEPSNIKWAKFVKELQCELRSEEIFNIRKNNNDLEMMSFKCFYDPNTEEIVAQLSTINNDRAIELYVSKEQERSQSFSAYDHLPYAVIVSDASGIILGLNKYAEMYLKIEKSQLLHKAHQHIFDSFTMKNGQITTYLSKLMGEKHAIIHVVDETQVSRTCYYEISSVFDEYNNIIVTVINDETEKKQLQHKVEHQEALNVVGQMAASIAHEIRNPLTSLKGFTELLKLNADEESRMYLSVIDSELQRMEQILSELLVLSKPTSMKVELIELDHIVKQVIEFMLPDALMKKIMIQYIPSATGVFIGGNENRLKQVFMNLIKNAMEAMHNGGTITVEMNVIDCTIVELMIKDEGSGMDSKTIQNLFQPFYTTKSTGTGLGLAFVKKVIEEHEGVIGVQSEVQKGTCFHMQFPVYTFNQLDPLDVSAKDSAYLVT, encoded by the coding sequence TTGAATTGTAATGAGGCAGCTATTAAACTTTTTAATCTTAATTCATCATTTAAAGGTTATATAACAATGGACGAGCCATCCAATATTAAATGGGCTAAGTTCGTTAAGGAACTACAATGTGAGTTAAGATCAGAAGAAATATTTAATATTCGTAAAAATAACAATGATCTAGAAATGATGTCCTTTAAATGTTTCTATGATCCAAACACAGAAGAAATAGTCGCACAGCTATCCACTATCAATAATGACAGAGCAATTGAATTGTATGTTAGTAAGGAACAGGAAAGATCACAATCCTTCAGTGCATATGATCATTTACCCTATGCTGTTATTGTGAGTGACGCGAGTGGGATTATTCTTGGTTTAAATAAATATGCAGAAATGTATTTAAAAATAGAAAAATCGCAGCTTCTTCATAAAGCGCATCAACATATATTTGATTCATTTACAATGAAGAATGGACAAATTACAACATATTTATCCAAATTGATGGGCGAAAAACATGCCATTATTCATGTCGTAGATGAAACACAAGTAAGTAGAACGTGCTATTACGAAATTTCAAGTGTTTTCGACGAATATAACAATATTATCGTCACTGTTATTAATGATGAAACTGAGAAAAAGCAGTTGCAGCATAAAGTAGAGCATCAGGAAGCATTGAATGTAGTTGGTCAAATGGCGGCAAGTATTGCACACGAGATTCGTAATCCATTAACTTCTTTAAAAGGCTTTACAGAGCTTTTAAAGCTGAATGCGGATGAGGAATCACGCATGTATTTATCTGTTATCGATAGTGAGTTACAACGGATGGAGCAAATTTTGTCTGAATTATTAGTATTGTCCAAGCCAACAAGTATGAAGGTAGAATTAATCGAATTAGATCATATTGTAAAACAAGTGATCGAATTTATGTTACCTGATGCCTTGATGAAAAAAATTATGATTCAATATATACCTTCAGCTACGGGAGTATTTATTGGTGGCAATGAAAATCGTTTAAAGCAAGTATTTATGAACCTAATTAAAAATGCGATGGAAGCTATGCATAATGGTGGCACAATTACGGTTGAAATGAATGTGATTGATTGTACGATTGTAGAGTTAATGATTAAAGATGAAGGCAGTGGAATGGATAGTAAAACAATCCAAAATCTATTCCAACCTTTTTATACGACGAAATCAACTGGGACAGGACTAGGCCTTGCTTTCGTGAAAAAGGTAATCGAAGAGCATGAAGGTGTAATAGGTGTTCAAAGTGAAGTGCAGAAGGGGACATGCTTCCATATGCAATTTCCAGTTTACACATTCAATCAGTTGGACCCGTTAGATGTTTCAGCGAAGGATTCTGCGTATTTAGTAACCTAA
- a CDS encoding winged helix-turn-helix transcriptional regulator, with product MNQKNICPRFEKALMLLNHRWNTLLIYQLLDGPQRFSTIKNQLNISSRVLTERLKELEIEEIVLRTVIPSTPVVIEYELTEKGYAITPVLKAIEQWSNKWVTITEE from the coding sequence TTGAATCAAAAAAATATTTGTCCACGATTTGAAAAGGCACTTATGCTATTGAATCATCGTTGGAATACTTTGCTTATTTATCAGCTACTTGACGGTCCACAACGATTTTCAACCATTAAAAATCAGTTGAATATTAGTAGTCGTGTGTTAACAGAGCGACTAAAGGAGTTAGAGATCGAAGAAATTGTTTTACGTACCGTGATTCCTTCTACACCAGTCGTTATTGAATATGAGCTTACAGAAAAAGGATATGCAATCACACCCGTGCTAAAAGCAATAGAACAATGGTCTAATAAATGGGTAACTATTACTGAGGAATAA
- a CDS encoding DoxX family protein: protein MQNIGSTILRVVLGIIFTVHGFQKFQGGISYTADFFDSLGIPGFMAYIVAVIELVGGAALILGLATRIFGTLLTITMIVAIFTAKLSIGFIGADGLAGYELDLALGAIALYFALAGASSFSLDSQLFSKE from the coding sequence ATGCAAAACATTGGTTCAACTATTTTACGTGTCGTTCTCGGCATTATTTTTACGGTGCACGGTTTCCAAAAATTCCAAGGCGGAATCAGCTACACTGCTGACTTCTTTGATAGTCTAGGTATACCAGGTTTTATGGCATATATCGTTGCGGTTATTGAATTAGTTGGCGGAGCTGCTCTTATTTTAGGCTTAGCAACAAGAATTTTTGGTACTTTACTGACAATTACAATGATTGTTGCTATCTTTACAGCAAAGCTTAGCATTGGTTTTATCGGAGCGGATGGACTGGCTGGTTATGAGCTTGACCTAGCATTAGGTGCTATAGCACTCTACTTTGCTCTTGCAGGAGCATCTAGCTTCTCCTTAGATTCTCAACTTTTTAGTAAAGAGTAG
- a CDS encoding CPBP family intramembrane glutamic endopeptidase: protein MQTNSKQTIILLLSLLFVYGMLAFTFANPAVFWYLYAFTLLVCIAIAILSGTIEDQLPTWKFLIFGIGYGTITYGIIRFGYWLAPYINDQLVVTVKKFLTVYGPQNIWHYILLVFIVAIGEELFWRGYVQQQLKRFMRPVLAVVVTAILCAISIAFSGFKLGIIAALVTSLIWGFIYEWRKSMPLVIVAHVVFVLLLFLVLPLTS, encoded by the coding sequence ATGCAAACAAATTCGAAACAAACAATAATACTTCTCCTTTCTTTATTATTCGTTTATGGCATGCTTGCTTTCACATTTGCTAATCCAGCTGTATTTTGGTACCTATATGCATTTACACTGCTCGTATGTATAGCTATTGCTATTCTTTCAGGTACAATTGAAGATCAATTACCTACTTGGAAATTTCTAATTTTCGGCATAGGATACGGTACAATCACATATGGCATTATACGTTTTGGTTATTGGCTCGCTCCATATATAAATGATCAGCTAGTAGTAACAGTGAAAAAGTTTTTAACTGTTTACGGTCCACAAAATATTTGGCACTATATTTTACTTGTGTTTATTGTCGCCATTGGCGAAGAGCTATTTTGGCGTGGCTACGTACAACAGCAATTGAAGCGTTTTATGCGCCCTGTCTTAGCAGTTGTTGTAACAGCAATTTTATGTGCCATCTCGATTGCATTTAGTGGTTTTAAGCTAGGTATAATCGCAGCTCTTGTAACAAGCCTAATTTGGGGCTTTATTTATGAATGGCGCAAGAGTATGCCTTTAGTTATTGTGGCCCATGTTGTTTTTGTTCTACTATTGTTTTTAGTGTTACCTTTAACATCATAA
- a CDS encoding MarR family winged helix-turn-helix transcriptional regulator has product MTSEEDLKQTLKLYIVLSRAHKAINEMTNHFFQENGVNPTEFAVLELLYHKGRQPLQQIGNKILLASGSITYVIDKLEKRGYLLRVSCPSDRRVTYAEITAEGEAFMGELFPKHEQHLHELMSALSVEEKDQTIGLLKKLGLSIKDLSY; this is encoded by the coding sequence ATGACGTCAGAAGAAGATTTAAAGCAAACTTTAAAATTATATATAGTATTATCCCGTGCCCATAAAGCAATAAATGAGATGACCAACCATTTTTTTCAAGAGAATGGTGTGAATCCTACTGAATTTGCAGTTTTAGAACTCCTTTATCATAAAGGGAGACAACCATTACAGCAAATCGGCAATAAAATATTACTTGCCAGTGGGTCTATTACGTATGTAATTGATAAGCTTGAAAAAAGAGGCTATCTTTTACGGGTTTCCTGTCCATCAGACCGTCGCGTTACCTATGCAGAAATTACCGCGGAAGGTGAAGCGTTTATGGGCGAATTATTTCCAAAGCATGAACAACATTTACATGAATTGATGAGTGCATTATCAGTCGAGGAAAAAGATCAAACGATAGGCTTATTAAAAAAATTAGGGCTATCAATTAAAGATTTGTCTTATTAA
- a CDS encoding aspartyl-phosphate phosphatase Spo0E family protein translates to MVNLLLKQMEQTREMMIRSGVENGLQNAKTIQLSRRLDQLMNTYYRQTTLEEEEDQDDLFQYSE, encoded by the coding sequence ATGGTCAATCTACTCTTGAAACAAATGGAACAAACTCGTGAGATGATGATTCGCTCTGGTGTTGAAAACGGGTTACAGAATGCAAAAACCATTCAACTGAGTCGCAGATTAGATCAGTTAATGAATACTTATTATAGACAGACAACATTGGAAGAAGAAGAAGATCAAGATGATTTGTTTCAGTATTCAGAGTAA
- a CDS encoding MFS transporter codes for MNQRQAGEAQHRSQLALYLSLPILSWAFYDFANTIFSSNINTVFFPFYMDEVLGTNEVMQQVASTFISYANALASFFLVVFSPLFGVWIDQTGYKKRFIVWFALISIIFTFMMGVFANLETTTNYSGVPLSLFLVVASFVIAKFFFNSSLVFYDSMMGDLGTKEEMPLISGYGVAIGYLGTILGLLVYLYVGNSDFHRAFIPTAILYLLFSLPLFFINKDTPIPKEQRKTTKFFEGYKEIISTFKDMKQYKAIFTFMIAYFFLNDAIATTIAMMAVYATTIVGFSSGQFIILYLVSTVSTIIGSLAFGYITKAIGAKRAITIVAVLMIIALTFAVFATEQWMFWIAGSMFGISLGSMWVTSRTYIIELSPDDKRGQFFGLFAFSGKVSSIIGPAVYGTVTLWMKDYGTLASRVALSTLILMTVIGLLVHLKVNDKNGNTR; via the coding sequence ATGAATCAGAGGCAAGCAGGGGAAGCTCAGCATCGCAGTCAGCTAGCACTCTATTTATCATTGCCGATACTATCATGGGCGTTTTACGATTTTGCTAATACGATATTTTCTTCAAATATTAATACAGTTTTTTTCCCATTTTATATGGACGAAGTTTTAGGTACGAATGAAGTCATGCAACAAGTAGCTAGTACATTTATTTCGTATGCCAATGCATTAGCAAGCTTTTTTCTAGTAGTTTTTTCACCGCTTTTTGGGGTATGGATAGATCAAACAGGCTATAAAAAACGATTCATTGTCTGGTTTGCATTGATTTCGATTATATTTACCTTTATGATGGGTGTTTTTGCAAATTTAGAGACAACAACAAATTATTCAGGTGTACCTCTCAGTTTATTTTTAGTTGTTGCAAGCTTTGTCATTGCGAAATTTTTCTTTAATTCGAGTCTCGTATTCTATGATTCAATGATGGGCGACCTTGGGACAAAAGAAGAAATGCCCCTAATTTCTGGTTATGGTGTAGCGATTGGTTACTTAGGTACTATTTTGGGGCTTCTTGTTTATTTATATGTAGGAAACAGTGATTTCCACCGTGCATTTATACCAACAGCGATTTTGTATTTATTATTTTCATTGCCATTATTTTTTATTAATAAAGATACTCCAATACCAAAAGAACAGCGTAAAACGACGAAGTTTTTTGAAGGTTACAAGGAAATTATTAGTACATTTAAAGATATGAAGCAATATAAAGCGATTTTTACATTTATGATTGCGTATTTCTTTTTAAATGATGCAATTGCCACAACAATTGCAATGATGGCTGTTTACGCAACTACTATTGTAGGATTTTCTTCAGGTCAATTTATTATTCTATATTTAGTTTCCACCGTATCAACAATTATTGGCTCACTCGCATTCGGCTATATTACGAAAGCCATTGGTGCTAAGCGGGCTATTACTATTGTAGCGGTGTTAATGATTATCGCCTTAACCTTTGCTGTTTTTGCGACAGAACAGTGGATGTTTTGGATTGCTGGCAGTATGTTTGGTATTTCACTAGGCTCTATGTGGGTTACATCAAGAACATATATTATTGAGCTATCACCAGATGATAAGCGAGGGCAGTTTTTCGGACTATTTGCTTTTTCTGGTAAAGTTTCATCGATAATCGGACCAGCTGTATATGGAACGGTTACATTATGGATGAAAGATTACGGTACATTAGCAAGTCGCGTAGCATTATCAACATTAATTTTGATGACGGTTATTGGTCTATTGGTTCATCTAAAAGTTAATGATAAAAATGGAAATACCAGATAG
- a CDS encoding chemotaxis protein produces MEHKGILLESGTNELEIVEFEVANNKFGINVIKVKEIIQPIPVTFIPHAHPHVEGIIQLRGEVLPVVDMLRVLGIQSAERNPQQKYIVAEFNKQRVVFHVDNVTQIHRISWNQIEKPSDMYQGGTSQVIGVIKQNEQMILLLDFEKIMVDINPDSGISVESVKKLGKRERSEKRILIAEDSPLLRKLLFDTMKEAGYENVEFFENGRDAYEYLEALAKSGSNVTEHIQLVVTDIEMPQMDGHHLTRKIKEHPDLQKLPVIIFSSLITDDLRHKGDQVGAEDQISKPEIAELILRVDQLIL; encoded by the coding sequence TTGGAACATAAAGGCATATTATTAGAAAGTGGCACAAATGAGCTAGAAATCGTTGAATTTGAAGTAGCTAACAATAAATTCGGTATTAATGTTATTAAAGTAAAAGAAATTATTCAACCGATTCCAGTAACATTTATTCCACACGCGCACCCGCATGTTGAGGGAATTATTCAATTAAGAGGCGAGGTACTCCCAGTAGTAGATATGCTACGAGTACTAGGGATACAAAGTGCAGAACGTAATCCACAACAAAAATATATTGTTGCTGAGTTTAATAAACAACGAGTTGTTTTTCATGTAGATAACGTAACACAAATCCACCGTATTTCATGGAATCAAATCGAAAAACCTTCAGATATGTATCAGGGGGGTACTTCGCAAGTTATCGGTGTTATTAAGCAAAATGAACAAATGATTTTATTACTAGATTTCGAGAAAATTATGGTTGATATTAACCCTGATTCGGGTATTAGTGTAGAGTCAGTAAAAAAACTTGGTAAACGTGAACGCTCTGAAAAACGCATTTTAATTGCTGAGGATTCACCGTTATTACGTAAGTTATTATTTGATACGATGAAGGAAGCCGGTTATGAGAATGTTGAGTTCTTTGAAAATGGCCGTGACGCTTATGAATACTTAGAAGCATTGGCGAAAAGTGGAAGCAATGTAACAGAGCACATTCAATTAGTAGTTACTGACATTGAGATGCCACAAATGGATGGTCACCATCTTACACGCAAAATTAAAGAGCATCCTGATTTACAAAAGCTACCGGTCATTATTTTCTCTAGTTTAATTACAGATGATCTTCGCCATAAAGGCGATCAAGTAGGGGCAGAGGACCAAATTAGTAAACCCGAAATTGCAGAGCTTATTTTACGCGTCGATCAACTTATTCTATAA
- a CDS encoding NAD(P)-dependent oxidoreductase has protein sequence MGKERIAFIGTGVMGASIIKHLLENGHEVTVYTRTKEKAEPLMALGASWASSPAEAFKDKDIALTMVGYPTDVEEVYFGEHGLFKTAHAGNIVIDMTTSEPTLAKKIYTHAQTLGVEALDAPVSGGDVGAQNGTLSIMVGGNEHAFNQVAPVLQQFGANIVYQGEAGAGQHAKMCNQIVIASGMIGVCESLAYGLKAGLDLATVLKSISSGAAGSWSLSNLAPRMMKEDFAPGFYIKHFVKDMKIALDESQKMGISLPGLSLAYEMYEKLIAEGYGDNGTQALLKYYQ, from the coding sequence ATGGGAAAAGAGCGTATTGCATTTATCGGTACAGGTGTTATGGGTGCTAGCATTATCAAACACTTATTGGAAAATGGCCATGAGGTGACAGTTTATACTCGCACAAAAGAAAAAGCAGAGCCGTTAATGGCATTAGGGGCTAGTTGGGCTAGTTCTCCAGCTGAAGCTTTTAAAGATAAGGATATAGCGCTAACGATGGTTGGTTATCCAACTGATGTTGAGGAAGTTTATTTTGGTGAACATGGTCTATTCAAAACTGCCCATGCTGGTAATATTGTTATCGATATGACTACATCTGAGCCAACTTTAGCGAAGAAGATTTATACACATGCTCAAACACTAGGAGTGGAAGCATTGGATGCCCCTGTTTCTGGTGGAGATGTTGGTGCTCAGAATGGCACATTGTCGATTATGGTTGGTGGGAACGAACATGCATTTAATCAAGTTGCACCAGTATTACAACAATTTGGTGCAAATATAGTTTACCAAGGTGAAGCAGGTGCAGGACAGCATGCAAAAATGTGTAATCAAATCGTTATTGCATCTGGGATGATTGGTGTATGTGAGTCGCTAGCATATGGCTTAAAGGCGGGCCTAGATTTAGCTACTGTTTTAAAATCTATTTCTTCAGGTGCTGCTGGTTCGTGGTCTTTAAGTAATTTAGCACCACGTATGATGAAGGAAGATTTTGCCCCAGGTTTTTATATTAAACATTTCGTAAAGGATATGAAAATTGCTTTAGATGAATCACAAAAAATGGGAATTTCTCTACCAGGGCTATCATTAGCTTATGAAATGTATGAAAAGCTAATTGCAGAAGGCTACGGTGACAACGGTACACAGGCTCTTCTAAAGTATTATCAATAG